A single region of the Bacillus cereus genome encodes:
- a CDS encoding DUF3951 domain-containing protein, with protein sequence MDPLLLASIGLPLTIVILVIIGFYKLFIKKKRITSFYTPFDNITGQTISEFHEEQKVLVSEDEDGDGKKKK encoded by the coding sequence ATGGATCCCTTACTTCTAGCCAGCATAGGATTGCCATTAACAATCGTCATACTCGTCATCATCGGCTTCTACAAACTCTTCATTAAGAAAAAACGTATCACTTCTTTTTATACTCCATTCGATAATATTACTGGACAAACAATTTCAGAATTTCACGAAGAACAGAAAGTATTAGTATCCGAGGATGAAGATGGAGATGGTAAGAAGAAAAAATAA